In Leptolyngbya sp. NIES-2104, the genomic window AGCAAGTTGTACCTTCTTAAATGGGATGGGCATTAAAGCGATTCTCATTATTCCCTTATGGTTTGGGGAGCGACTGATTGGCTCGTTTGCATTACGTTTGTCAGAAGCGCGAACCTCTCAACCGAGTGAATTAGAGTTTGTGCAAGCCCTAGCGCATCAAGTTACTTTAGCCATTCAGCTATCACGATTAGCAGAAGAGGCACAGAAGACCGTCTTGTTAGAAGAGCGTAACCGTATGGCGCGTGAAATTCACGACACCCTCGCACAAGGATTTACAGGCATTGTGGTGCATCTCGAAGGCGCAGAAAGTGTCATGAGCGAAGATCCCGAAAAAGCCCGATCGCGCCTGGATCGTGCCCGTCAACTCGCCCGCGAAAGTTTAGCCGAAGCGCGACGTTCTGTTCAAGCCCTACGTCCACGATCGCTCGAAACGGGGAACTTGTGCGAAGCGATCTCACGGTTGATTCAAATCATGTCTGACGATACACCGCTACAAATTCAATTTGAGTGTTACGGGACAACGCAACCGCTACCAGATCACCATGAAAGCCACTTGTTACGAATCACTCAAGAAGCCGTCACGAACATTCTCAAACACGCGGATGCCACTCACGCCACAATTACCCTGACGTACACTCAGGCTATCCTTTGCTTACAGATCCAAGATGACGGACAAGGCTTTGAGATTCGATCGCTAAAGACAGACGGCTTTGGCTTGGTGTGTATGCGCGATCGAGCCAAAGAAATTGGGGCAGATTTCAGCATTCTCAGTCATCCTGGAGAAGGCACAACCATCTGTGTCACGACAAGATTAGATCCGGAGGCAGAACAACATGACTAAGCCAATTCGCGTTCTCGTGGCGGATGATCATCCGATCGTGCGCGAAGGCATTGTCAGCTTGATTACCGATCAGCCCGACATGATTGTGGTAGCTGAAGCAGAAGACGGACAAAGCGCGATCGAGCTATTTTCTCAACATCAGCCCGATGTGACTTTGATGGATCTGCGAATGCCGAACGTTTCTGGCAGTGAAGCGATCGCCCGGATTCGTCGGGATGCTCCCAGTGCCCGAATCATCATTCTTACGACCTACGACGGCGACGAAGACATCTATCGCGGCTTGCAAGCGGGAGCGATGTCCTACTTGCTGAAAGATGTGCCGCGCCAAGAATTGATTGGCACGATTCGCACAGTTTATGCCGGACGCAAGCAGATTTCTGGAGTGGTGGCAGAAAAACTGATCGGGCGGATGGAGAGTGAGACGATTAGCGATCGAGAATGCGAGGTGCTTCGCCTCATTGCAGCAGGTAAAAACAATCGCGAAATCAGTCAAGCGCTAAAAATCAGTGAAGGAACCGTAAAATCGCATATCAATAGTATTTTGCACAAGTTTGAAGTAGACGATCGGACTCATGCAGTCGTGCTAGCTCTGAAACGCGGCATTATTGGTCTCTGAGCCGCTCAGAAGCCAGGACTCTAACGAAAGTTAGATCGGTTGCTCGATCGTTTGGATGGCTCAACGCTCCACTAAAATGCAGAAGCAAAAATTGATAGAAAGCTAGATGAAAAACCATCATGGCTTCTTTACGGTTAGAGGTGGGATGAAACTGTGCTGTGACTGTTCCACTTTCGTCATGCTTTAGAGAGGAGAAGCGCGATGCCGGAGTATGACTACATCATTGTTGGGGGTGGTTCTGCTGGAGCCACGATCGCTGCTCGGCTTTCCGAAGATGCGAGTGTCTCGGTCTTATTGCTGGAAGCGGGACAAAACTGGCGGAGTCAGGATGCTTCCCCAGAGTTGCGAGGGTACAACTTCTTTAAGATGCTGACTCAGGAGGGCTACTACTGGGAAAGTTTGCAGGGGACGCTGACGACTCAGAAACAACCAGAACCTTACATGGTCGGCAAAGGATTAGGGGGTGGCTCCTCGATTAATGGTCAAATTTGGATGCGCCCACCGATGGATGATTATGATCATTGGGTGTCGCTCGGTTGTTCGGGATGGTCAGCAGATGAAATGCTGCCGTATCTGAATAAAAGCGAAGCGGATGAATTGGATCGTCCCTATCATGGCAATGCAGGTACAATTCCAGTGTGGCGACCGCAAGCACAGGATTGGGGATACGTCGATCGCGCTTTTCAAGAGACCGCGATCGCATTCGGACACACAGAATCAAATGCAGATTTAGACTTAAATGCTCCCGGTGCAACAGGCTTATCGAGGATTCCTCTGAATGTGCGTCAGGGTCAGCGCGTGACGACGAATGATGCCTACCTCGAACCAGTGCGCGATCGTGCAAATCTAACCATTCTCGGCGGAGCTTTAGTCGATAAAGTGCTGTTTAAAGGTCAGCAAGCGATCGGGGTCAAGGCGATCATTAACAATGAACAACGAGCGTTTCGTGGGAGTCAAATTGTACTGTGTGCGGGAAGCATCTACTCGCCTGCAATTTTAATGCGATCGGGAATTGGAGCCGCGAATCAACTCAAAGCATTAGATATCAGCGTCTTAGTCGATTTACCTGGTGTTGGTGCGAACCTAAAAGACCATCCCATGCTGTCCGTTGTTTTTCCACTCAAAGAACAGTATCGAATGCCGAATTCAGATAGCTTACTATCAAGTTTTTACTTGCAATGGAGTTCAGGCATTGAAGGGGGACGGGCGAATGATTTGGTCATGTTCCCGATGAATTTAATGGGTGCAACTTCGGACGCGGTTCGGACGGGTGGAATCGTGCTGGATTTGTTTGATATATTTTCGGTCGGTAAAGTTGAGCTAACGAGTCTTGATCCAGCCAAAGATCCTTCAATCTGGGTAGGAATGTTAAACGATCGACGCGATTTGGTGCGTCTAAAAGCGGGAGTGCGACATTTATTTGAGATGGTTCAAAGTCAAGCGATTTTAGAATTAGCTGCCTCTGACCCTCAGTTTGCTCCTCGGATGCAGTCGGGTCGCCCGATCGCTGATTTTGCAGACGATGCCACTTTAGAAGCTGCAATGCTAGAGTACTGCGCTCAATTCTTTCATCCAGCGGGAACCTGTCGTATGGGATCACCTTCTGACTCAATGACCGTCGTTGATCCAAAGGGTCAAGTGATTGGAACTGAGAATCTATTTGTTGCGGATGCCTCGATCATGCCAGATATTGTTCGAGCCAACACGAACGTCACAGCAGTTTTGATTGCAGAAGTCATGGCGGATCAACTTAAACTGCGCTTTTCTAGCTCAAAGCAGAGTGCAACAACGCTCATTTACTAATGTTTCGCGAGTCGTCCGATGTCCTGCTTAAACCGTTCTCAAGTCAATGCTATCCCTGCAAGCCTCTCGATTTTACTATTTTCTCTAATTATTGTAGAAATTAAGACTAGCTCTGCTTCTGAAGCAATTGCTGGGGACTCGTTCACCCAAGTGACAGGTGTCGATCAGCTTTCGGATGTGCAATCTACTGATTGGGCATTTCAGGCGCTACGATCGCTCATCGATCGATACGGCTGTCTTTCAGGCTCCCCAAATCAAACCTTTCGTGGCAATCGTGCGCTCACTCGTTACGAATTTGCAGCGGGATTAAATTCTTGCCTAAACCGCATCAATGAGCTTGTTACCGCAAGTACGAGTAACATTGTGAGTCAAGAAGATTTAGCCACATTACAACGGCTACAAGCTGAGTACAGCAAAGAATTAACGGTCTTGCGCGGTCGTGTTGATCAGTTAGAAGCCCGCACAGCAACCTTAGAAAAACAGCAGTTTTCGACTACCACAAAACTGACCGGGCAAGTTGTTCTTGCAGCAAATGCAGGTGGCTTTAGGGGTGAACGTATTCTTGATCCGACAGGCAGAGTTATCACGAATACCAACCCGAATCCAACGGTCTTTTATCGTGCAGCACTCGATTTCGATACCAGTTTTAGCGGTCAAGACTTGCTGAAATTGCGGTTAGATAGTCTCAGCGCTCGTGGTCGAGAACAGACCGCAGGTTTTTTAGAACCCAACTTTGGCAGCACTTTGGAGTATACGGTGCGAGGCACACCTAATCAGCGATTGGGCGTTTCGCGGCTCTACTACGCCTTCAATCCAGTGCAAGATTTGAAAGTGACGGTTGGTTCTGCGATCGTCAGCACTGATTTTGTCGATCGCAATCGCTATGCCAATAAAATCACAGATTTTTCCACTCTGGCATTTGTGAATAACGATTTGCTGTTTCCGATTAATGCTCCATCAGTGGGAGCCGCTTTAGATTGGAGTCCGGCTCAAAGTCCATTCAAGTTACGAGCCGTTTATTTAGCGGCTGACGCTGCGAACCCAGATCGAGAAGGACAGGTGAGCGAGATCGCGCCTTTCGCTCAACTGCTAGTTCCCAGGCTTACAGGTCGTCGTGGTCTATTCGGTGCGCCGTATCAAGGAACTATTGAACTTGAATATGCACCCTCACAGGCTTTCTCAGTGCGATTGCAGTATAGCGGCGGAAAACTATCCGAACAGCGCTTTGATGTGTTTGGGGTCAACGTTGAATTAGCACTCTCACAACAGGTTGGGCTATTCGGTCGATATGGCTACAGTAACTATGACGGTACAAGCTTCGGAAACATTCAACCGAACTACTGGATGGCAGGAATTGCTTTTCAAGATCTGTTGATTCCGAAATCGATCGCAGGTCTTGCAGTGGGGCAACCCTTTATCGAAAATGCCGTTGGTGATGCCACTCAAACCAATATTGAAGCCTTTTATAACCTTCCCTTAAACGACAACATTAGCCTCACACCATTGATTCAAATCATTACTCATCCGGGTAATCAAGACAGCAACGGCACGATCGTCACTGGAACACTACGCACTGTATTTTCATTTTGATAGTAGGAGCAAGCGAATGGCTGATACTTATATCCTGATTGTGTTTCACTCCTTGCAAGGACATACTCAGCGCGTGGCTGAAATTGTGGCAGAGGGAGCGCGATCAATTCAATCAACAAAAGTTGTGATGAAGTCGGTGGATGAAGTCGATCGAACGGACTTCAAAGATTGCGATGCCTTGATTATGGGGTCTCCAGTGCATCAGCGATCAATGAGTTGGGAAATGAAGCGATTTGTCGATCTCGTGTGTGAACCTAGCTGGTTTTTTGATGATATGGTCGGTCGCGTGGGCGGCGTATTTACTACCGGGGGCGGACATGGCGACTGTGGAGCAGGCTGCGAACTTGCACAATTAAGTATGTTGGGAAATCTCGCATCTCTTGGCATGGTGCTTGTGACCCTTCCTAAAACCACTCCCGGTTTCAATGCCGCCGGAATGCACTGGGGAGCACACGTTCGCACAGGTGGCAGACAAATGGAGCCTGCGACACCCCAACAACTCGATCCAGAAGCATTAGAAGCCGCTTTTCATCACGGTGCAAACATTGCGCGAGTTGCGGTGAACTTGCGAAACGTTCAATTGATGGCTCAAGGCAATGTTGTCCCCGCACAGCCTGAACGAGAGCAGCGAACTCAGATGCAGGGCATCATCCCGCAGGGCGTTCCTCGGTAAACCAGCCTCAGCACGAATCTTTCTTTTGACAGAGCTTTCGCTTCGATGTTCTTCGCATAATGACCTTAACCTGAAGGAGTACTTTGATGGATTTGAAGTTGGCAGGGAAACGCGCTCTAGTCACTGGGGCAAGCAGTGGAACTGGAGCCATCATTGCAAAGACGTTGGCACAGGAAGGTGCTTTCGTCATCGTGCATGGACGGAATCTGGAGCGAACTGAGGCTGTGACTTCAGAGATTCGCGCCGCAGGTGGCAAGGCAGAAACAGTCCTGGGAGATCTTAGCACTCAAGATTCGACAGATCACATTGCTCAATCTGCCCTTCAAGCGTTTGGTGGAATTGATATTCTGATTAACAATGCGGCTCTGATTGGGCATTACGAAACCTGGGAGGATGTAGGAGCAGACGATTGGGCACAGATGTATGACGGCGTTGTGCTGGTGATTGTTCGCCTAGTAAGTGCATTGCGATCGCACTTAGAAACCCAAGGTTGGGGACGCATCATCAATATTGCTAGCGCCCAATCCCTGCAACCCTTCGCGATGATGCCCGATTATGCAGCAGCGAAATGTGCAGTTTTGAACTTAACCAAAAGCTTATCGAAACGCTTCGATCGTACTGGAGTCACGGTGAATGTCGTTAGTCCCGGCATCATTGTCACCGAGCAAATTCGCCAGCGATTAACTGAGGCAGCAGAGAAAGAAGGGCGTACTACTGAGTGGAGCGCGATCGAACAACACGTCTTAACCACCGAACTCGATAATCCTACAGGTCGGCTTGCTCAACCTGAAGACGTTGCTAATGTTGTAACTTTTCTAAGTAGTCCTCTAGCTGATTACATCAATGGAACCAATGTGCGCGTTGATGGTGGCAGCATTCTTACGATCTAGAACACGAGGAGCAACTCAATGTTACGACTTCATCACTTTGGAATCACAGCACATAGCTTAGAGGAGACGATTCAGTGGTACAGCAAAAATTTAGGGTTCACCTATGACTATACCTATGAGGTTGAAGCCTTGAAGATGAAAGCTGCATTTATGAGCTTGGGAGAGTTTCGACTTGAAATCTTTGAAGTTGAAAATGCTGAGCCGATGCCTACCTATCGAAATGAAGTTGCAACCAATATTCAAGTTCGAGGCTTAAATCATATTGCTTTAGCGGTAGAAGATATCGAAACCACAGTTCACACGCTCAAGCAGCAAGGAATTGAGTTTGTGACTGACCTTGCCGAGATTCCCAATTCTCAGGGGGAACGCTACACCTTTTTCAAAGACAACAATGGAGTTTTGATCGAATTATTTCAACCCAATCCCAGTAATGACAAAGGAGTAACCTGATGTCTGAGAAAATTGCATTTCCCAGTGTTGCCCATAAAACGCTATCTGAACTGATCTCGCTTGAAAATCGCGTTGTTGTTGTCACGGGTGCAGCACGCGGAATTGGTCAAGCGATCGTCAACCGTCTTCACCAATCTGGAGCTAAAATCATTGCGGTCGAT contains:
- a CDS encoding SDR family NAD(P)-dependent oxidoreductase, whose product is MDLKLAGKRALVTGASSGTGAIIAKTLAQEGAFVIVHGRNLERTEAVTSEIRAAGGKAETVLGDLSTQDSTDHIAQSALQAFGGIDILINNAALIGHYETWEDVGADDWAQMYDGVVLVIVRLVSALRSHLETQGWGRIINIASAQSLQPFAMMPDYAAAKCAVLNLTKSLSKRFDRTGVTVNVVSPGIIVTEQIRQRLTEAAEKEGRTTEWSAIEQHVLTTELDNPTGRLAQPEDVANVVTFLSSPLADYINGTNVRVDGGSILTI
- a CDS encoding response regulator transcription factor; the encoded protein is MTKPIRVLVADDHPIVREGIVSLITDQPDMIVVAEAEDGQSAIELFSQHQPDVTLMDLRMPNVSGSEAIARIRRDAPSARIIILTTYDGDEDIYRGLQAGAMSYLLKDVPRQELIGTIRTVYAGRKQISGVVAEKLIGRMESETISDRECEVLRLIAAGKNNREISQALKISEGTVKSHINSILHKFEVDDRTHAVVLALKRGIIGL
- a CDS encoding iron uptake porin — protein: MSCLNRSQVNAIPASLSILLFSLIIVEIKTSSASEAIAGDSFTQVTGVDQLSDVQSTDWAFQALRSLIDRYGCLSGSPNQTFRGNRALTRYEFAAGLNSCLNRINELVTASTSNIVSQEDLATLQRLQAEYSKELTVLRGRVDQLEARTATLEKQQFSTTTKLTGQVVLAANAGGFRGERILDPTGRVITNTNPNPTVFYRAALDFDTSFSGQDLLKLRLDSLSARGREQTAGFLEPNFGSTLEYTVRGTPNQRLGVSRLYYAFNPVQDLKVTVGSAIVSTDFVDRNRYANKITDFSTLAFVNNDLLFPINAPSVGAALDWSPAQSPFKLRAVYLAADAANPDREGQVSEIAPFAQLLVPRLTGRRGLFGAPYQGTIELEYAPSQAFSVRLQYSGGKLSEQRFDVFGVNVELALSQQVGLFGRYGYSNYDGTSFGNIQPNYWMAGIAFQDLLIPKSIAGLAVGQPFIENAVGDATQTNIEAFYNLPLNDNISLTPLIQIITHPGNQDSNGTIVTGTLRTVFSF
- a CDS encoding GMC family oxidoreductase — translated: MPEYDYIIVGGGSAGATIAARLSEDASVSVLLLEAGQNWRSQDASPELRGYNFFKMLTQEGYYWESLQGTLTTQKQPEPYMVGKGLGGGSSINGQIWMRPPMDDYDHWVSLGCSGWSADEMLPYLNKSEADELDRPYHGNAGTIPVWRPQAQDWGYVDRAFQETAIAFGHTESNADLDLNAPGATGLSRIPLNVRQGQRVTTNDAYLEPVRDRANLTILGGALVDKVLFKGQQAIGVKAIINNEQRAFRGSQIVLCAGSIYSPAILMRSGIGAANQLKALDISVLVDLPGVGANLKDHPMLSVVFPLKEQYRMPNSDSLLSSFYLQWSSGIEGGRANDLVMFPMNLMGATSDAVRTGGIVLDLFDIFSVGKVELTSLDPAKDPSIWVGMLNDRRDLVRLKAGVRHLFEMVQSQAILELAASDPQFAPRMQSGRPIADFADDATLEAAMLEYCAQFFHPAGTCRMGSPSDSMTVVDPKGQVIGTENLFVADASIMPDIVRANTNVTAVLIAEVMADQLKLRFSSSKQSATTLIY
- a CDS encoding VOC family protein, with protein sequence MLRLHHFGITAHSLEETIQWYSKNLGFTYDYTYEVEALKMKAAFMSLGEFRLEIFEVENAEPMPTYRNEVATNIQVRGLNHIALAVEDIETTVHTLKQQGIEFVTDLAEIPNSQGERYTFFKDNNGVLIELFQPNPSNDKGVT
- a CDS encoding flavodoxin domain-containing protein — its product is MYFHFDSRSKRMADTYILIVFHSLQGHTQRVAEIVAEGARSIQSTKVVMKSVDEVDRTDFKDCDALIMGSPVHQRSMSWEMKRFVDLVCEPSWFFDDMVGRVGGVFTTGGGHGDCGAGCELAQLSMLGNLASLGMVLVTLPKTTPGFNAAGMHWGAHVRTGGRQMEPATPQQLDPEALEAAFHHGANIARVAVNLRNVQLMAQGNVVPAQPEREQRTQMQGIIPQGVPR